The nucleotide window ACAAGCCTTTGGCTCGCGCTGCCTTAATGTAATTTGAATCGAGCACTTCCAGCATCGAAGTTCGTGCCAAACGAATAAAGATCGTCATCGGCGCGAGTGCGACAGTAATGGCTGGCAAAATAAGGTGCAATAGTGCGTCTTTCATTGCCGCTGCTTTATAGGGACTATCACTGAGCATGATATCAATAAGCTTTAAGCCGGTGACCATCTCGATATCAAACAGCAAATTTAGCTGCCCAGATGAAGGTAATAACGACAAGGTAATGGAAAAGATCATAATAAGGATCAGCGCCAGCCAAAATACGGGAATCGAATAACCCAACATGGCAAACGCGAGAATAATTTTATCGACCGGTTTGTTATGAAATATCGCGGCGAGAAAACCTAAAGGCATGCCAATCAGTAGGGCGATAAACAAGGCCGCTAAACACAGTTCAATGGTAGCTGGTAAATGTATTAGCAGTTCATTGCTGATACTGGCAGAGCTGGCCATTGATACACCAAAGTTACCGGAAAAAATTTGCCCCATATAGGCAATATACTGCTGTAAGATGTTGCCATCGGTATGATAAATCAGGCTCAACTCTTGCTCTCTGGCATCACTCATTGCCGTTTCCCCTGACATGTTGACTAACACATCACCAGGGAATAGATAGTTAAGACTGAAACTGACGATAGACAGCATCAGTAAGGTAAATAGCAATAGGTTAAGGCGGCGAAGGGTAAAGTTTAACATACTCAGTCCTGCGCCTTTTTATCGATGTTTTCAAAGCTGATACCACCTATCGGCGTTAATATATCACCATCGATATGAGCCAAACGCGCTTGCGAACGTCTTGCATGAGCGATAGGCAGCAATGGGATATCTTGCATCAGCATCCTTTGTGCTTTGGTGTACAATGCCTTACGTTTATTCAAATCATTGGTTAGCAACGACTCTTTGAGTAGCTCATCAAATTGCGGGTTACACCAAAAGGCACGGTTGCTGCCGGTTTCAACCGCCGCACAGCTTAGCAATGGTGAAAAGAAGTTATCGGGATCTGGATGATCCGCTTGCCAACCGATTAATACCGATTGATGTTCACCTTTGTCGAGCTTTTTCAAAAACGTAGACCATTCAAAACTAATGATATTGACGTCGATACCGACTTGCGCCAAATCCGCTTGGATCAACTTTGCCATTTTCAATGCATCGGGATTATAAGCGCGTTGTACCGGCATGGCCCAAAGGTCGAGACTAAAGCCATCGCCTAGGCCCGCATCGGTTAATAATGTTTTCGCCATGGAAACCGAATACTCGATCCCGGCGATATCGCCGTCGTAGGCCCATGAGGCTTTTGGTAGCAGGGAGTCAGCGACATCCGCTTGTTCAAAGTAAACCGCGTTAATAATCGCTCTTTTATTGATCGCATGAGCAACCGCTTGACGCACTAATGGGTTATCAAATGGCGGCTTTTGGGTGTTAAAAGCCATAAACGCGACATTAAAAGAAGTGACTTGCTCCAACTCTAAATCCGCACGAGAGCTAATTTCCTGTAACGCAATAGGGTAAGAAATAACGTCACATTCATGAGTCAGCAGTTTGGTAAGTCGGCCGGTATTTCTTGGTGTGATGTTAAACAGTAATTGCTCGATATTCACTTTTTGTCGCCAGTAATCTTCGTGGCGCAAATAACGTATTAGAGAACCAATTTGATAGCTTTTAAATTTAAAAGGCCCGGTACCAATTGGCTGTGAATCAAGACGACTCAGAGGTAAATTATTGGCGATTAAGCTGTCAGCGTATTCTTTCGATAATATTACTGAGAACGGCGCTGCGAGGTTGGCTAAAAATGAGCTTTGTGGGTAATTAAGATGAAAGCGAACCGTATAATCATTAATCTTTTCTATTTTATTAACCATCTTTGAAAAGTCGACGCTTTGAAAAAATGGAAACTGACCCTTTGCAGATTGATAAAAGGGGTTGTTTTTATCGAGAATGCGTTGATAACTAAAGATCACATCATCCGCCGTTAAAGTGCGGGTCGGTGTAAAATAGTCGGTACTATGAAAAGCGACATCGGTACGCAAATAAAAGGTAATGAATTTACCGTCTTTCGTTACATGCCATGATTTGGCCAGTGCCGGCACCTTATCAAAGTTCTCTGTATTAAAGTCAAGTAAACGGTTGTATAACTGCTTTGATGTGGCGTCAATAGTTGTACCAGAGGTAACTAGCTGCGGGTTAAATGAGTCAGGCGACCCCTCGCTACAATAGATAACCCCTTCAGTGAGTACTGGGTCTTCCTCTATTTTTCCACACGCAGATACGCTACAGAACAGCACAACACTGAACAGTACATAGAGCAACTGCCGAGCCACAGGCTCAGCGATGATGCGCTTAGGAGAGAATTGCATTAACTCGCCTCGTTTGAATCAAGCAAATTATATTTTTTCAGGTAACCACGTAACTGATGATAGGTTAACTGCAGCGCATCTGCTGTTTTCTTCTGATTAAATTGACAGGAAGCAAGGGCATCTTTTAATAATTTAATCTCATAATCCTGTGACATATCTTTTAATGAAACAGGGTACTCCAATATTTCTTGCACAGTTTCTTTAACATCTTCAACAGCGGCGTCACTGTTGGTTATCGTGTTATTGCTGCTTGCGTTGGTGTTGTCATGTTGGCTTTGGCGATCGGCGGTTTTAATTCGACGCTTTGGTCTAAATGGTGATTCAAAAGGATCGATAATCAATTCATTGACGGGTAAATGTGGGTTGTTATGGCGATAAACACTGCGCTCAACAACGTTTTTGAGTTCTCGAATATTACCTGGCCATTGGTATTCAAGCATATGGTTTTTCACTTTTTCAGTGAAACCACTGAATAATTCAAATTCCAATTCACGTGCCATGGTGATGGCAAAATGCTCAGCTAATAATAAAATATCTTCTTTACGTTCTCTAAGTGGTGGCAGGGTGATAACGTCAAATGCTAAGCGGTCGAGTAAATCTGCGCGAAATTCACCGCGTTCAGCCAATTCCGGTAAATCTTCATTGGTTGCCGCAATCAAACGAACATCGGACTTTACTGTGCGCGAACCACCAACCCGTTCAAACTCGCCATATTCAACAACACGCAATAACTTTTCCTGAATCAATCCAGAGGTATTCGCCAATTCATCGAGAAATAAGGTACCACCATTGGCTCGCTCAAAGCGACCCTCGTGACGCTTGCTGGCGCCGGTAAATGCGCCACCTTCGTGACCGAATAATTCACTTTCTAATAAGTTTTCATTAAGTGCCGCACAATTGAGTTTTACATAGCTTTGGTCCCAGCGCTGTGATAAATAATGTAAACGCGCAGCGACTAACTCTTTACCCGTACCTCGTTCACCAATTAACAGCACAGGTTTAGACAAAGGTGCAACTTGTGAGATGTGTTCGAGCACCTCGAGAAAGCTATTTGATTGACCTATTAGGTTATCTTGTTGTTGAAATCGACTCATTTTTTAAGTTATTGGTTTATTTCACTAATAAATAGTGTATTTCATTACTCGTGAACTGAGAAGTGTTTTTTGATAAATTAATAAAAACTATATAAAACAGTGGCTTGTTAATGTTTTGTAAAGTTGGCATCAATAGTGAATAGTATTTGGCATGTAAGTAGAATTAGTTTTAATAACGATAAGATTAACGTGAGGATGTAACCATGGGTATTTTTTCTAGATTTACAGATATTATCAACTCAAACATTAACAGCTTGCTGGATAAAGCAGAAGACCCTGAAAAAATGGTTCGTCTGATCATCCAGGAGATGGAAGACACCCTTGTTGAAGTACGTTCTTCATCAGCTCGTAGCCTTGCTGATAAAAAAGAATTAACTCGCCAAGTGGCACGTATGCAAGCTGAAGCCGACAATTGGCAGCAAAAAGCCGAGCTAGCACTAAGCAAAGGTCGTGATGATTTGGCCCGTTCAGCACTTGTTGAAAAGAACAAATGCAGTGAAGCGGCAGAATCAATGCAACAAGAATTGTCTAGCTTTGATGACCATATTGCTAAACTTCAAGATGAGATTGTGCAATTGCAAGAAAAGCTTGCGGATGCGAAAGCGCGTCAAAAAGCCATCGTTATGCGTGGTAAAACCGCCAGTTCTCGTTTGAAAGTAAAAAGCAAACTGGACAGTGGCAAAGTTGATGACGCCTTATCACGTTTCGATAGCTATGAGCGTAAGATTGATGATTTGGAAGCGCAAGTGGATTCATACGACTTAGGCAAAAAATCATTAGCGGATGAGATTGCTGATTTAGAAAGCGATGATAATATAGATCAGGAGCTTGAAGCATTAAAATCGAAAATGCAAAAGCCCAAAAAGACTGCTGCAAAAGCAACGACTAAAAAGAAATAATCTAAATTATCATAGGCCCTAAGGAGAGAAATTATGGAAATTATTATGGCACCTATAATTGTGTTTTTAGTAATTGTTGCGCCAATTTGGTTGATTTTGCATTACCGTTCTAAGCGCCAAATCAGTCAAGGGCTAACGGAAGAAGAGTACCGTCAATTATCTGATTTATCAGAAACGGCAGATAAGATGGCTGAACGCATCAAAACTCTAGAAGCGATCCTTGATGCTGAAGCTCCGGATTGGAGAAACAGAGCATGAGCAAGACCAAAGGCGATTTATTTCGTGACCCACAAAAAGGCAAAATTGCCGGGGTTTGCGCCGGTATTGCCGAGTACTTTGGCTGGGAAGCCTGGTTAGTTCGAATCCTGGTTGTTTCCGGGGTATTGTTGGGAATGGGTTGGTTTGTACTATTGTATATAGCAGGCTGGTTTATTCTTGATAAAAAGCCTAACCGCTTTTCACCGAAAGAAGTTGCTAAAAACGTTC belongs to Thalassotalea sp. HSM 43 and includes:
- the pspA gene encoding phage shock protein PspA, with amino-acid sequence MGIFSRFTDIINSNINSLLDKAEDPEKMVRLIIQEMEDTLVEVRSSSARSLADKKELTRQVARMQAEADNWQQKAELALSKGRDDLARSALVEKNKCSEAAESMQQELSSFDDHIAKLQDEIVQLQEKLADAKARQKAIVMRGKTASSRLKVKSKLDSGKVDDALSRFDSYERKIDDLEAQVDSYDLGKKSLADEIADLESDDNIDQELEALKSKMQKPKKTAAKATTKKK
- the pspB gene encoding envelope stress response membrane protein PspB, whose product is MEIIMAPIIVFLVIVAPIWLILHYRSKRQISQGLTEEEYRQLSDLSETADKMAERIKTLEAILDAEAPDWRNRA
- a CDS encoding ABC transporter substrate-binding protein translates to MQFSPKRIIAEPVARQLLYVLFSVVLFCSVSACGKIEEDPVLTEGVIYCSEGSPDSFNPQLVTSGTTIDATSKQLYNRLLDFNTENFDKVPALAKSWHVTKDGKFITFYLRTDVAFHSTDYFTPTRTLTADDVIFSYQRILDKNNPFYQSAKGQFPFFQSVDFSKMVNKIEKINDYTVRFHLNYPQSSFLANLAAPFSVILSKEYADSLIANNLPLSRLDSQPIGTGPFKFKSYQIGSLIRYLRHEDYWRQKVNIEQLLFNITPRNTGRLTKLLTHECDVISYPIALQEISSRADLELEQVTSFNVAFMAFNTQKPPFDNPLVRQAVAHAINKRAIINAVYFEQADVADSLLPKASWAYDGDIAGIEYSVSMAKTLLTDAGLGDGFSLDLWAMPVQRAYNPDALKMAKLIQADLAQVGIDVNIISFEWSTFLKKLDKGEHQSVLIGWQADHPDPDNFFSPLLSCAAVETGSNRAFWCNPQFDELLKESLLTNDLNKRKALYTKAQRMLMQDIPLLPIAHARRSQARLAHIDGDILTPIGGISFENIDKKAQD
- a CDS encoding ABC transporter permease, with translation MLNFTLRRLNLLLFTLLMLSIVSFSLNYLFPGDVLVNMSGETAMSDAREQELSLIYHTDGNILQQYIAYMGQIFSGNFGVSMASSASISNELLIHLPATIELCLAALFIALLIGMPLGFLAAIFHNKPVDKIILAFAMLGYSIPVFWLALILIMIFSITLSLLPSSGQLNLLFDIEMVTGLKLIDIMLSDSPYKAAAMKDALLHLILPAITVALAPMTIFIRLARTSMLEVLDSNYIKAARAKGLSKAMIIYRHGIRNALVGIVRQIGLQFANIVTLAMIAEVIFAWQGAGGWLIESIEARDYTAIQGGLIALATFTFFINILADFLYVAINPLERYKKHGA
- the pspC gene encoding envelope stress response membrane protein PspC, with amino-acid sequence MSKTKGDLFRDPQKGKIAGVCAGIAEYFGWEAWLVRILVVSGVLLGMGWFVLLYIAGWFILDKKPNRFSPKEVAKNVREKLHEEEIFSEPIKVKSKIWQAGEPPKQAVYDINIKFKTLEQELRAMERYVTSPEFTVSREINRL
- the pspF gene encoding phage shock protein operon transcriptional activator; this translates as MSRFQQQDNLIGQSNSFLEVLEHISQVAPLSKPVLLIGERGTGKELVAARLHYLSQRWDQSYVKLNCAALNENLLESELFGHEGGAFTGASKRHEGRFERANGGTLFLDELANTSGLIQEKLLRVVEYGEFERVGGSRTVKSDVRLIAATNEDLPELAERGEFRADLLDRLAFDVITLPPLRERKEDILLLAEHFAITMARELEFELFSGFTEKVKNHMLEYQWPGNIRELKNVVERSVYRHNNPHLPVNELIIDPFESPFRPKRRIKTADRQSQHDNTNASSNNTITNSDAAVEDVKETVQEILEYPVSLKDMSQDYEIKLLKDALASCQFNQKKTADALQLTYHQLRGYLKKYNLLDSNEAS